Part of the Paenibacillus aurantius genome, CGGTTACCTTCGACGGGTAACTGAACAGGAGGACATCGATCCACTTCAGCCTCCCCGCCGCCTCCCACAACCCCAGAAAGCCGGCCAGGATTAGAAACTGGACGGCCAGAACCTTTCTTCCCCTCGCCCTTTTTCCGGACAGATACTCCTTGTGAATATGCCGGATTAATTCCGGCTGCCGAGCCAAGAGGTCGGTTTTTGACACCGTTATCCCTTCTTTCTTTCCGAAGGCTCCAGTTCCTGCCAAATGGCATGAAACAATTCGTGAAAACCGGGCTCCTCTCTTGCTTTCAGCGGAGAGGCCCGGCGAATGGAATCGGGAACGACCATTTCGCGGGAGATTCTCCCCGGGTTCCGGTCCATGATGAGAATACGGTCGCTCATGGCAATCGCCTCGGTAATGTCATGCGTCACGAGCAGGGCAGTTTTGCCATGGGAGCTAAGCGTATGGGCGACCAGCTCCTCCATCTGAAGCTTCGTCTGATAATCGAGAGCGGAGAACGGTTCGTCGAGAAGCATAACCTCCGGCTGAACCGCCATCGTGCGGACCAGGGCCACCCGCTGCCTCATGCCTCCGGACAATTCGGCCGGATAGCGGTCCTTCGTCGATAACAGCCCCATTTCATCAAGAAGATGAAGAATGTAGATGGTGGTTTTGTCAGTCAGCTGGCCGTTCAGCTCCAGGCCGATCAGGGCATTCTGAAGGATAGTCCTCCACGGAAAAAGATAATCCTGCTGAAGCATGTAACCCACGCGGGGACTCGGACCCGTGACCGGGTTCCCGTTCAGCTCTACCGTCCCCCGGGTCGGCTTGAGAAGGCCCGCTATAATGGAGAGCAGGGTGGTTTTGCCGCAGCCGCTCGGCCCTACCAGGCTGACAAACTCCCCTTGCCGGATTTGCAGGCTGATCCGGTCCACCGCGAGTGAAGCGGCTTTCTCCGTTACGTAAACTTGCGTAATTCCGTCCAGCCGGACAGCGGCCTGTTCCACGTCCCTTCCCCCTTCCCCAAACGTCCGACTTGCGGGCCGGACGGAGGCTGTCTCATCTTACTTGACCTCCTGCTTAGCCTTCTCCGCAAATCGGTTGTCAACCAGCGTACCGAACGGAACCTTCGTCTTCAGCTCTCCCGCCGTCTCCATGACCGCTTGAAGGTTGTTCCATTCCGCCTCGTCGATGATTCCGTCCTCCGCGAAGGAGCCTTGGTCTTTGTAGCGCTTCACGACATTCTTCAAGATTTCCTGGTCCGTATCCGGAAAATAAGGCTTAATCGCCGTTACGATTTCCTCTACGGGCTTGGAGGCCACCCACTTCTCTGCCTTCTGAACGGCATTGGTGAATTTCTGAACGGCGGCACCATTTTTGGACAGATAGCTCTTCTTGGTCATAAAGACGGTGTACGGCAAATGCCCGCTCTCCACTCCGAACGAGGCGACGACTTTCCCTCGTCCCTCCTTCTCAAAGATGGAGGCCTGGGGCTCGAATAATTGAACATAATCCCCCGTACCTGACGCGAAGGCACCCGGAATGTTGGCAAAATCCACGTTCTGGATAAGAGTCAGATCCTTCTGCGGATTGATGCCATGCTTCTTTAAGGTGAATTCCCCGGCCATCTGCGGCATGCCGCCCTTGCGCTGTCCCAGGAACTGGCTTCCCTTCAGCTGGTTCCAATCGAAGGATGCTCCGGGCTTGCGGGCAAACAGGAACGTACCGTCCGTCTGGGTCAGCTGGGCAAAATTGATGACGGGATCGTCCGAGCCCTGCTGGTACACGTAGATCGACGTCTCCGAGCCAACCAGTGCCACATCGATTGCATTCGAAAGCAGCGCCGTCATGGTCTTGTCTCCGCCCGCCGTTGTCTGCAGCTCGACCTCCAGCCCCTCCTCCTTAAAAAATCCTTGCGAGAGGGCCACATACTGAGGGGCATAAAAAATCGATCGGGTCACCTCTCCGATTCTGATTTTGGCCTTCTCCTGACCCCCGCCGCATGCCGGGAAAACCACTAAGGCCGCGGCAAGCAGGACGGCAGCCGGCCATTTCCACAGGCGCATTGTCTCATCCCCTTTTGTTCCTTTGCTCCTATCATCCTATGCAGAAGCCCAGGCCGGGGTGAAAGCCTGTATGGAACACCAAAAAACCATCCCGTGGCCGGGATGGTTCGCCGAATGGACTTTTACAGCTTATAGATCTCTTTGTATTTGTCCTCCAGATAAGCGACCAAATAGTCCGGGTTCAGCTCTTCCCCGCTAATCTGGGTAATGATTTCATTCGGGGTAAGGAGCTTCCCGTACTGATAAATCTCGTCGGTCAGCCATTTCTTGATCGGAATCAGATTGCCCTGCTCCGCCAGCTCATCAAATTGGGGAAGCTTCTGCCGCATCGTGTGCCGGATTTGGGCCGCATACATGTTGCCGAGCGCATACGAAGGGAAATAGCCGAAGGAGCCGCCGGACCAGTGCACGTCCTGTAGAACGCCTTCTCCATCATTGGATGGTTCGACGCCCAGGTATTCTTTGTATTTGCTGTTCCAGAACTCCGGCAGGTCGGCCACCTTCACCGATTCGCTGAAGAGGGCTTTCTCGATTTCATAGCGGATCATGATATGCAGGTTATAGGTCAGCTCATCGGCCTCAATCCGGATCAGGGAAGGCTTGACTTCGTTGATGCCCCGATAGAAATCTTCCACATGCACTTGATCCAGCTGACCCGGAAAGGTGCGCTGCAGCTCCCCGTAGTACCGGTTCCAGAACTCACGGCTGCGGCCGACCATATTCTCCCAGAACCTGGACTGGGATTCGTGAATGCCCATGGACGTGCCCGTGCACAGGTTGGTGCCGATGAGATCAGACGAAATGTTCTGCTCATACAAGGCATGGCCGCCTTCGTGGATCGTACCGAACAACGCGCTGACCACATCCTCCGGCAAGTAGCGGGTCGTGATCCGGACGTCCCCCGGATTCAAGCCTGTAGCGAACGGATGGACCGTTTCGTCCAAACGGCCGGCCTCGAAATCATAACCCATCTGCCCCAGGATAAAGAGGCTGAATTTCTTCTGCTTCTCGATATCGAACCGCTGCCGCAGGAACGAGGTGGCCGGCGCGTTCCTTGACGAGGCGATGGCGGAGACCAGCGGAACGAGCTTATCGCGCAAAGCCCCGAACACCTGGTCCAGCTTCTCGACCGTCATTCCGGGCTCGTACATATCCAGGAGCGTGTTGTACTTCGTGCCTTCGTAGCCCCATAGGTCAATAAACTCCAGATTGGCCGCTACGATCTTCTCGAGGTAAGGCTGGAATTTGGCATAATCGGACGTATGCTTGCATTCCTCCCAGGCGGATTCGGCTTGGGATGTAAGAACGACATAGGCTTGGTATTTATCCGGTGGAATCTTGACGCTCCGCTCGTACTCCTTGCGGGTTTCCCGGACGACCCGGCGGTTGATCGTGTCCAGCTCGTCTTCTCTCCCGTTCTCCGGGAAGTACGCCAGCAGCTCTCCCATTTGCGGCGAGACGGACAGCTTGAAGCTTTCGCCCGACAGCTGGCCGACCACTTCGGACCGGCTGGCCAATCCCTTCTTCGGGGCACCCGTTCGCATGTCCCAGTAAATCAAGCCGATGGCTTCCTCGTAGCTTTTGATTTTGGCCACCAGCTGGCGGAATTCCGCCAGTTTGCTTTGCAATTCGCTCATTCTTGGCCTTGGCCCCTTTCTCTCCTGCTCTCGTACGCTGAATCTCCTTGATCTTACTTTTTCTGATCACGTTTATCAACTTTCCCTTCTTATGATAAACTATATAGAAAGGAGAGTGAAACCATGCAGATCGTGTTTACGGATGCGGCCAAAGAACAGCTTGAGACGAAAGCCGCCGGTTCCGGCAGGCTGAAGCTGGTCTATGACACGGAAGGCTGCGGTTGTGCCGTCAACGGGGTACCCGACCTGTGGATCGAGCCGGCTCAACCAGAGCACTCCGGAGAATTGGCCGTGGAGAGCAATTACGTGCCGGTTGCCTGCGACCGGAAGAGCGAGGTTTTCTTTGAAGACCGGATGACGGTCGATTATAACCCGGAGCGCAAGTCGTTTGTTCTGAAAAGTACCGGCCAAATCTACAATGCCTCGTTGAGCCTGAAAGACAAAAGATAAAGCCCTTATACTAATTCAATAGGAGTCTGAAGACCATGTACAAATTAGATGATGTTCTTGCTTATAACCGCAGCTTTGTTGAGAATAAGGAATACGAAGCCTTCGTGACGGACAAGTTTCCCGAGAAGAAAATGGTCATTCTTACCTGTATGGATACCCGTTTGGTCGAGCTGCTCCCTAAAGCGCTGAATCTCCGCAACGGCGATGCCAAAATCATCAAGAGCGCCGGAGCGATCTGCTCCCACCCGTTCGGAAGCGTCATGCGGAGTATTCTGGTCGCCATCTATGAACTGAATGCCGAGGACGTTTATGTGATCGGGCACTACGATTGCGGCATGACCGGTCTGAACTCGGAGCGCATGCTCGAGAAGGCCGTCAACCGGGGCATTCCGGAGACGGTGATCGACACCCTGACCCATGCCGGCATCAATCTGAACCAATGGCTCACCGGGTTCGAGCATGTGAAGGAAGCGGTGACGAAAAGCGTGAACACCGTCCGCAACCATCCCCTGCTGCCTAAGGACGTCACCGTGCACGGCCTGATCATCGACCCCAAGACCGGAAAGCTGGATCTCGTCGTAAACGGATACGATGCCCTTAAAGCCACTGACTGACTGCGGTGTACCTGCCGGCCCCTTCTCCTTCGGAGCAGGGGCTTTTTTATGGGCATGGAATAGCTGATAAAGCCTTTTGTATTTTTATTTGGAATATCTTCCGTAACCTGAGGCGAGGTTATTACTATCCCAAGGAGCCGCGGAGTTCTTCCAACGGGAGATACACCGTAAAGCAGCTTCCCCGGCCGGGCTCGCTCTCCGCCTCAATCCACCCCCCATGCAGACGGACGTTCTGGTTGGCAATGGCGAGCCCGAGCCCCGTCCCTCCGCTTGTCCCGCTGCGCGTGCGGGAAGCGTCGGCACGATAGAAGCGGTCAAAGATATGCGGAAGCTCCTCCGCCGCTATCCCGATCCCGGTGTCAGCGAGGGCAAGGCTGGCGAAGGTTCCTCGTTTGTCCTCCCGGTATTCGGTTCCTATCGTCAGCCGGACGCTTCCCTCCCCTTCCGTATAGTGAATGGCATTGGCCAGAAGATTGTATAACGCCTGCAACAGCCGGGCCTTGTCCACCTGGACCCGCACCTCCGCCGCCGGCTCCTCAAGCGTCACGCTAATCGCCTTGTCCTCGGCCAAATAGCGGGTTTTCTCGATAAGCTGACCAGCTAGGGAAGCCAGGCTCTCTTCACTTTTCTTGAGGTCGGTCCTTCCCGCCTCAAGCTTGGAGAGATCAAGCACATCGTGGACCAGCCGCGACAGCCGGAGCACCTCGTCCAGCAGGGAAGAGGCCTTTCGTTCGGTCATCGGGCGGTTCGTTTCCAGCACGAGCTCCAGCTCCCCCTGGATAATCATCAGGGGGGTCCTCAGCTCATGGGCAACGTCGGACAGCAGCTGCTTGCGCGAGGCCTCCGCCCGGCTCCAATTCTCATTCATCCGGTGAAGCGCCAGCGCGATGGCTCCGAATTCGTCCCTTCGGGCAATCGGAAGCTTCCCGTCCGGTTCCCCGCGCTCGATAGCGTTAATTCCGTTCAGGATACGCCGAATGGGCCGGGTCAGCCGTCTGGTCAGAAAGAAGATAATGATCAGGGCGGCCAGAAACGTTACCCCCAAGGAGACCTTCAGGATGTTCGGCAGGATATCGTACCACATCTCTTTAAGCTCGTAGATCCGGGTCTGCCGCTCGTTCATCACGAACAGAATACCGATCCGGCGCCCGTCCTCCTCCAGAATAAGCGGGAAACTGTCGTTATACATGCCGTTAACAGGAACGGTGCCTTTAAGAACCTCCACTCCTTCTTCCGTCTTGAGAAGCATCTCCGGAAAGAAGGCCGCCTGGGGAAAATCAGCGGTTTCGACTTTCTCCCAGGACCTGCCGTTCCCCCGATAGAACCTCTCGAACTCCTGCTCCAAGGCAAGGAAACGGGGCCTGTCCTGGGCATAAGCGAAATCCCTCAAAATATAAAACTGAATCCGGGTGACGGCCAGCAGGCAGAGCATGATTACCACAATGAGGCTTCCCATAGCCAGGGTGAGCTTGGTTCTAATGCTCATGGCTGGCTCCAAACCGGTAGCCGAAGCCGTATACGGTCTGAATGTAGACCGGATTCTCGCTGTCGTCCCCGATCTTCTTTCTCAGCTTGCTAATGTGGGAATCGACCGTCCTCTCGTCCAGAACGTATTCCTCCTCAAAAGCATGCTGAAGCAGCTGCATCCGGCTGAAGACCCGCCCGGGCTTGGTCGCTAGCAGATGAAGAAGCGTATATTCGGTAGGCGTCAGCCGGAGCTCCTTCCCGTTGAGGAAAACCTGCTTGCTTTCTTCGTCGATGACCAGCTCCCCCCTCCGGATCAGCCCGCCTTCTTCCTTCTTCTCCCGGTCTCCGCCGCGGTTCATGCGTCTGACCAGGGAGCGGATCCGCGCCGCGAGCTCCCGCAGGGAGAACGGCTTCGTCAAGTAATCGTCGGCTCCCGATTCGAGCCCTACGATTTTATCGATCTCTTCCGTTTTGGCCGTCACCATAATAATACCGGGCTGGCCTATCTCGCGGAGCCGACGGCAGGCATCCAGCCCATTCATGCGGGGCATCATCCAATCCAGTACGACCAAATCGTGCTTTCCCTCGGCATACCGCTCCAAGGCCTCTTCCCCGCTGCCCGCCCTGGTGATCTCATAGCCTTCCGCCTCTAGATACTGTTCCATCAAGGCTGCAATTTTCTCCTCGTCTTCCACAATCAGGATCCGGATCATGGCTCGTCCCCCCGTTCCGTTGATGTTTCTATTATACGACGGGAAAAGGAAAAACCTAGCACCTCCACTACTTAGCCAGCTTTTCTCCATAGGTTCGCAACATGCAGGCGGGATAAGCCCTGCTTAACCCTATGAAAAAAACGCGCCTGCTTCTCGTAAGGAGAGCAGACGCGTTCCAATGGTCCCGCAAGCAGGAGATTACCGGGTGACCTTCATCGTTCCCAACAGACGGGAAGCCCCTTCGAATTTCTCGTAAACGTTCATTTGGGCCGAATTCAGAAGAGCCATAATATCCAGAACCGCGGCCGTATCCAGGCTGAGCTTGCTGCTGCCGTTCGCCAGGGCTCCCGCTCCTTCGAGAGGGGACTCCCAGGTTTTGACCGTAGTGCCGGTGCTGTCCACCAGCTCAAAAACCAAGGACCGGTTCTTGTCCACGCCGGCCACGTTCAATCCCTTGTCCAGCTGGTACTGGAAATTGAGGTCGATCTTCTTGGAGCTGTAAACCAACTGCATGTTCTGCAACGTCAGCAGATAAGGATTCATGGCGGCGCTGAGCTGTCCGTCGCTTACGCTGTCCTGATCATCCACCACTTGGAAAGGATACTGCTGGGGAGCGGCAAACGCCTCCTCCTCCAGCTTCTGTCCGAACACGAACGTCAGCTTGCTCTCATCCGCGTTCGCGGGTACCGTTACCCATAGGGTAGACATGGCCGAGCACTCCTTGCACAGCTTGCCCGGTTCCTCCAACGTTTGGGCCTGCCAGACGGAGCCTTCTCCATCCGTTACATACCCCACATACGACACGGATGCGCCATTGCGGGCTTCTTTGTTCGTTTGCTGGATCCGCACGGCCATGATCTTCTGATTTCCGTTCGCGTACACCTTGCTGTCCACCACCTGTGCTGTGGAAACCCGGCCGGTGTCGTGGATCATCCACTCTTTGGACAGAGCGGCGGTGTGAATGTTCTCCGCCTGCGGCGTAACATCCAGCTTCGACCATTCGCGCTTCTGGCTCCAGGTGCCGGCCTTCGCATCCAGGATTCCGCTCCCCAGATAAACCTTTCCGCTTTCAAAAGGCAGCTGATAGGACAGCTTGCTGTACAGGTAAAGGGTCGTTTTCTGTCCGGGATTCAAATAAGGAGAGGATTGAATCCGGACCGTTTTTCCCGGCAAGTCAATATCTCCTGCCTGGTAGCCGGCATATAGGGAAGGCAGGGTAATGACTTTCTTCTCCAGGTTCGTGAGCTCCACTTCACTCATCAGGATATCGTCATCCAACGCGGTATTCAGCCGGTAGGTCGACTTGACTGTCAGAGAGAGCTTGCCAACCGGCGTCTGAACGCCTGAGGACGTTGGAGTTCCTCCTGCGGATCCGCCGCCGGTGTCACCAGGAACGGGTGCGATTAGGAGCGGCGCTGTTACTGAAGGAGTTCCCGGCTTCTTCTCCAGGACGACAAGCTCGACCATAGAGGAATCCAGTCCGGACGGAAGCTCCGCCGTAAAATGATAGGTGCTGCTTTCCCCGGGAGATAAATAGGCGGGGTGCTCCTCCGTATCCATGGCCGCCCCAATCGAAAGCGTGCTCCCTTTGATTTGGTAAGCGGCCGCTAGAGCGGGCACTGCCTGCGCGCTGCCTCCCGTGTTCTTCACGGTAAGTTCGGCTTCCGCCTGTGTGGCGCCGGCCCCCGCATCCAGCTTGAACTCGTCGATCGTCACTTGAAGAGCCGGGGTGCCCTTGGATGTCAAGACGGCCGGGTCCCCGACAGCCGCGGTGCGAAAGCTGCCTTCCAGGCTGAGAGAGCCGAACAGCGTGCTGTCTGTGGAGGAGGAGGCCGCCGCATTGCCGGCTGTCCCGTTGGTTCCATTCCCAGAGCCGCTGCCTGATCCGTTCGCAGAAGCCGCGGAGGCGTTTTTCTTAAGAAATACAAGGGAATAGCTGTCGGCCCCCCCGAAGGCCCCTACATTGGCTTGAATTCCGATAAGCGCGGTTTGATGAGGCAGAATCGACTTGTCCCCCCCATAGAGGATCGACGCGGGATAGGTGAGACCGTCCGGATCCTGCACTCCGAGCTGGAGTGCCGAAGGGAGCTTGACGGCGGCGGTGCTCTGGTTGCGGACACGAAGATCCGAATACAGCGTCCAGCTTCCGTC contains:
- a CDS encoding sensor histidine kinase, whose product is MSIRTKLTLAMGSLIVVIMLCLLAVTRIQFYILRDFAYAQDRPRFLALEQEFERFYRGNGRSWEKVETADFPQAAFFPEMLLKTEEGVEVLKGTVPVNGMYNDSFPLILEEDGRRIGILFVMNERQTRIYELKEMWYDILPNILKVSLGVTFLAALIIIFFLTRRLTRPIRRILNGINAIERGEPDGKLPIARRDEFGAIALALHRMNENWSRAEASRKQLLSDVAHELRTPLMIIQGELELVLETNRPMTERKASSLLDEVLRLSRLVHDVLDLSKLEAGRTDLKKSEESLASLAGQLIEKTRYLAEDKAISVTLEEPAAEVRVQVDKARLLQALYNLLANAIHYTEGEGSVRLTIGTEYREDKRGTFASLALADTGIGIAAEELPHIFDRFYRADASRTRSGTSGGTGLGLAIANQNVRLHGGWIEAESEPGRGSCFTVYLPLEELRGSLG
- a CDS encoding carboxypeptidase M32, with the protein product MSELQSKLAEFRQLVAKIKSYEEAIGLIYWDMRTGAPKKGLASRSEVVGQLSGESFKLSVSPQMGELLAYFPENGREDELDTINRRVVRETRKEYERSVKIPPDKYQAYVVLTSQAESAWEECKHTSDYAKFQPYLEKIVAANLEFIDLWGYEGTKYNTLLDMYEPGMTVEKLDQVFGALRDKLVPLVSAIASSRNAPATSFLRQRFDIEKQKKFSLFILGQMGYDFEAGRLDETVHPFATGLNPGDVRITTRYLPEDVVSALFGTIHEGGHALYEQNISSDLIGTNLCTGTSMGIHESQSRFWENMVGRSREFWNRYYGELQRTFPGQLDQVHVEDFYRGINEVKPSLIRIEADELTYNLHIMIRYEIEKALFSESVKVADLPEFWNSKYKEYLGVEPSNDGEGVLQDVHWSGGSFGYFPSYALGNMYAAQIRHTMRQKLPQFDELAEQGNLIPIKKWLTDEIYQYGKLLTPNEIITQISGEELNPDYLVAYLEDKYKEIYKL
- a CDS encoding beta-class carbonic anhydrase, translated to MYKLDDVLAYNRSFVENKEYEAFVTDKFPEKKMVILTCMDTRLVELLPKALNLRNGDAKIIKSAGAICSHPFGSVMRSILVAIYELNAEDVYVIGHYDCGMTGLNSERMLEKAVNRGIPETVIDTLTHAGINLNQWLTGFEHVKEAVTKSVNTVRNHPLLPKDVTVHGLIIDPKTGKLDLVVNGYDALKATD
- a CDS encoding ABC transporter ATP-binding protein, giving the protein MEQAAVRLDGITQVYVTEKAASLAVDRISLQIRQGEFVSLVGPSGCGKTTLLSIIAGLLKPTRGTVELNGNPVTGPSPRVGYMLQQDYLFPWRTILQNALIGLELNGQLTDKTTIYILHLLDEMGLLSTKDRYPAELSGGMRQRVALVRTMAVQPEVMLLDEPFSALDYQTKLQMEELVAHTLSSHGKTALLVTHDITEAIAMSDRILIMDRNPGRISREMVVPDSIRRASPLKAREEPGFHELFHAIWQELEPSERKKG
- a CDS encoding iron-sulfur cluster biosynthesis family protein is translated as MQIVFTDAAKEQLETKAAGSGRLKLVYDTEGCGCAVNGVPDLWIEPAQPEHSGELAVESNYVPVACDRKSEVFFEDRMTVDYNPERKSFVLKSTGQIYNASLSLKDKR
- a CDS encoding ABC transporter substrate-binding protein; this translates as MRLWKWPAAVLLAAALVVFPACGGGQEKAKIRIGEVTRSIFYAPQYVALSQGFFKEEGLEVELQTTAGGDKTMTALLSNAIDVALVGSETSIYVYQQGSDDPVINFAQLTQTDGTFLFARKPGASFDWNQLKGSQFLGQRKGGMPQMAGEFTLKKHGINPQKDLTLIQNVDFANIPGAFASGTGDYVQLFEPQASIFEKEGRGKVVASFGVESGHLPYTVFMTKKSYLSKNGAAVQKFTNAVQKAEKWVASKPVEEIVTAIKPYFPDTDQEILKNVVKRYKDQGSFAEDGIIDEAEWNNLQAVMETAGELKTKVPFGTLVDNRFAEKAKQEVK
- a CDS encoding response regulator transcription factor; this translates as MIRILIVEDEEKIAALMEQYLEAEGYEITRAGSGEEALERYAEGKHDLVVLDWMMPRMNGLDACRRLREIGQPGIIMVTAKTEEIDKIVGLESGADDYLTKPFSLRELAARIRSLVRRMNRGGDREKKEEGGLIRRGELVIDEESKQVFLNGKELRLTPTEYTLLHLLATKPGRVFSRMQLLQHAFEEEYVLDERTVDSHISKLRKKIGDDSENPVYIQTVYGFGYRFGASHEH